In Rhabdothermincola sediminis, the sequence GCCGAGCGCGCTCACGATGACCAGGCAGGCCAGGATGCCCGGGCAGCCGCGGACGTACCGCAGGGTCCGGGCGAACTCGCGCCGCACACCGGCACCGCCGACCCGTTCGCGCCCGGGGCGGGGCACGTCGATGGCCAGGAGCGCCCCGATCACCGCCAGGAACGACGCCGCATTGGCGAGGAACGCCCATCCGGGTCCTGCGGTGCCCAGCACCAGGCCACCCAGCGCCGGGCCGAACGCCCGGGCGGCGTTGAACTGGGTGGAGTTGAGGGTCACCGCGTTGAGCAGCGCCTCCCTGGGGACCAGCTCGCTGACGAACGCCTGCCACGAGGGGATGTTGATGCCGCCGATCAGCCCGTTCAGCGCCACCAGCCCGACGATCACCCACACCTGGCGCACCCCCGCCGCCCACACGGCCGCCAGCACCGCTGCGGCCGCGGCCTGGGCGCTCTGGGTGACGAGCAGGACGCTGCGTCGATGGAAGCGATCGGCGATGGAGCCGCCGATCGGTCCCACCACCACGACGGGTAGGAACTGCACGAACCCCGCGAACCCCACCCAGAACGCCGATCCGGTGAGGTGGAACACCACGTACGGGACAGTGACGTTCTGGATCCAGCTCCCCGAGTTCGACAGGAGGGCTCCCACCCAGAACAGCGTGTAGTTGCGGTACCGGAACGCGGCGAGCGCCTCGCGCAGCCCCGGACGGGTCGGAGGGCCCGGCACCTGGTGAGCGTACCGCCGGGACTCCCCTACGATGAGGGGGTGGCGCCCGGCGAACCGATGAACGACGAACAGCGCATCGCCGCGGCCGAGCAGCGCCTGGAGGCCACCTTGGCGGAGACGCTCGAGACCTTGCAGGAGACGGCCGAGCTCGCCGGGGACGTGGGGAGAGTCGACCCGTCGAGCGGCAGCACGCTGGTCCCGGTCCCTGCGGCCGACCACGCCCGGGAGCGCCTCGAGGACCCCCGGCGCAGCGACGTCGACGAATGGGGCCGCTCCGAGCACATGCGGGAGCTGGCACGCAAGCTCTACGAGCCCGTCTACTCGAAGTGGTTCCGAGCAGAGTGGGAAGGCCTCGAGCACATCCCGACCGAGGGCGGCGCACTGCTCGTCGCCAACCACGCGGCGGCGATCCCGAGCGATGCGCCCGTGATCATGCACGGCATCGAGACCGAACTGGGCCGTCCCGTCTACGGCCTCGCCGACCACCTGTTCAAGAGCCTTCCAGTGATCGGGGTGTACTGGTCGCGGCTAGGTGGCGTGGTGGCCCATCCCGACAACGCCTACCGGCTCCTGCGGGAACAGCAGCAACTCGTTCTGGTCTTCCCCGAGGGCAGCAAAGGCCCGGCGAAGCACTACAGCCAGCGCTACCGCCTGCGGCGTTTCGGGCGCGGCGGCTTCGTCGAGATCGCGATGCGAGCCGGCGTTCCGGTGGTGCCGATCGCGGTGGTCGGAGCCGAGGAGTCGATGCCGATCGTCTGGAAGTCCGCCACGCTGGCCAAGGCGCTCGGCATCCCCTACTTCCCGATCACCGCCAACCAACTGCTCCTCGGGCCGCTGCTCGGTACCGTCGGCTACTTCCCCGCCAAGTTCCGGCTCCGGGTCCTACCGCCGGTGCACTTCGACGTTCCCCCCGACCAGGACCGCTACTCCCGCAGCCGGGTGATGGAGGAGAGCGAGCAGATCCGCGAGCTCATCCAGGCCGCGCTCTACGACATGCTCCGCAAGCGCCGATCGGTGTGGTTCGGATGAGCGGGCGGCGGGTGCTCATCACCGGGCTGGCCACCTTCTGGGGTGGGTTGGTCGCCAAACACCTGGAGGGCGACCCCTCCGTCGACGTGCTGATCGGACTCGACACCCGAGAGCCCTCGGTCGAACTCGAGCGCACCGAGTACGTGCGCACCGACGAGAACTACTCGATCCTGGCCCGCATCGTGCGAGCCGCCCGGATCGACACCATCGTGCACACCTTCCTCGTCGTGGACTCCACGCAGATGAGCCGGCGCACGATGCACGAGATCAACGTCATCGGCACGATGAACCTGTTCGCCGCCGCGTCGACCCCGGGGAGCACCGTGCGGGACGTGGTCGTGAAGTCCTCCGGCTGGGTGTACGGCACGGCCATCGAGGATCCCGTCTGGTTCACGGAGGAGACACCCCGCAGCCACCCGCCGCGCACCGCGATCGAGCAGAGTCTCGAGGCCGTCGAGGGCTACGTGAGGGACTTCGCCGAGGACAACCCACACGTCAACGTGACCCTCCTGCGGTTCTCGAACGTCCTCGGTCCCGACATCGAGACCCCGATCACCCGAGCCCTCGAGCTGCCGGTGGTTCCCTCGGTGTTCGGCTTCGACCCCCGCATCCAGTTCGTGCACGAGGACGACGTGATCCGCTCGATCCTGTTCGTGCTCGAGCGCCGCCTGCCCGGCATCTACAACGTCGCCGGTGACGGGCTGATCCCTTGGAGCGAGGTGGCCGCGATCTGCGGCAAGCGCACCTGCCCCCTCCCCCCCGTCGGCACCGAGCTGGCCACTTGGCCGCTGAGGCGCATCGGGGTGCCGCTGCCCGAGGAGCTGCTCGACCTGCTGCGCTACGGCCGAGGCATGGACAACCGGCGCCTCAAGCGGGCCGGCTTCGAGTACCTGTACACCTCGGCCGGAGCCGTGGAGGCCTTCGTGGAGGCGCTGCGGTTGCGCCAGACCGTCGGGGGCACCGAGCCCGCCTACCGCTACGAGCGCGACGTCGAGCAGTTCTTCCGCCACTCGCCGGCCATCGTGCGCGACACCGGAGTGGGCTGAGCGATGCCGGTGGTTCACCTACGTGTCGACGATGGCGTGGCGGTGGTCACCCTCGACGACCCCGAGCGGCGGAACGCGCTGTCGACCACGCTCGTCGGAGAGCTGGTGGCGACCCTCGACGCGCTGGACGCCTCCGAGGAGGTCGGGGCGGTGGTGGTGACCGGTGCGCCACCGGCGTTCTGTGCCGGCGCCGACCTGTCCGAGCTCGGGAGCTCTCGCGAGAGCGGCCTGCGGGGAATCTACGAGGGGTTCCTCCGGGTGGCCCGCATGACGGTGCCGACCATCGCCGCGGTGAACGGTCCCGCCGTCGGCGCAGGGATGAACCTGGCTCTGGCCTGCGACGTGCGCATCGCCGCCCGGTCGGCGCGCTTCGACACCCGGTTTTTGCAGCTCGGGGTCCATCCCGGCGGCGGGCACACCTGGATGCTCCGCCGCTTGGTTGGTGAGCAGGTCGCGACGGCGATGGTGCTGTGCGGCGAGGTCCTCGACGGCGACGGGGCGGCGCGACGCGGTCTTGCGTGGCGCTGCGTCGACGATGGCGAGCTCCTCGACGAAGCCGAGGCGCTGGCCGGCCGGGCTGCCGCCGTACCACGGGAGCTCGCCCGGCGCACCAAGCAGACCCTGCGCGACGTGGCAGGCATCGCCGACCACGACACGGCCGTCGAGCGTGAACTCGGCCCGCAGCTGTGGTCGATGGACCAGCCCGAGTTCGCCACCCGGCTCGCCGAGCTGACGCTGCGGATCAGTCGACCCACGCGCTGAGCAGCTCTTCGCGCCGCTCCGCCCACTCCTCGGCCGTCATGGCGTAGCGGACGTGGTCCTCCCACACCCCGTTGATCTCGAGGTAGCGCAGCGCGGTGCCCTCCTCTCGGATCGCCAGCTTCTCCACCACCCGCCGGCTGGCGGCGTTGCGAGGGATGATGGCGATCTGCACCCGGTGCAGGTGCAGCTCCTCGAACACGAAGCGCAGCAGCACCACCAGCGCCTCGGGCACGTAGCCGTTGCCGGCCCGCTTCTCGTCGATCCAGTAACCGATGTACGCGCTCTGGAACGGGCCCCGCTGCACCGACGAGAGGTTGATCTCCCCCGCCAGCTCGCCATCGACGAAGATCCCGAAGCCGTAGCCGGTGCCGAGCTGGCGCTCGCGCTGGCGAGCGCTGCAGCGCACGGCGAACGCCTCCCGATCCTCGACCACGTCGGGTTGGCCGGGCACCCGCGCCGGCTCCCACTTGGTGAGCCAGTCGACGTTGCGCCGCCGGACCTCCTGCCAGGAGGGGAAATCCGCGACGGTCAACGGCCGCAACAGGACCCTGCGCCCGAACAGCGTGGTCATCGGCCCAGCAGCTCCTCGAGTGCCCCGAGCAGGAGGGTGACGTTGCGCATGCTGGCGGTGTGGCCCATGCAACCGATCCGCCACACCTTCCCGGCGAACGGGCCGAGGCCACCACCGATCTCGATCCCGTAACGTTCCAGCAGGAGTCGCCGGGCCGCGGGCTCGTCGATGCCGGCCGGGAGCCGGTCGAGGGGCACCCACACGGCGGTGAGCTGGGGTAGGCGGTGGCCCTCCTGCGCGAAGAGCTCCAGCCCGAGCGCCTCCAGGCCCTCCTGCAACGCCTGGCCGCAGCTGCGGTGACGTGCCCAAGCCGCGTCCAGACCCTCATCGAGGAGCGCGCCGAGCGCAGCGTGCAGCGCGAAGACCATCGAGATGGGTGCCGTGTGGTGGTAGGCGCGAGCACCCTCGCCGCTGACGTAGCGGGCGATCATGTTCAGGTCCAGGTACCACGACCGCGGCCGGGCCAACAGCTGCTCGACCGCCCGGGGGGCGGCAGTGAACGGCGCCAACCCCGGCGGCGCGCCGAGGCACTTCTGGGTTCCGCTGTAGGCGATGTCCACCTG encodes:
- a CDS encoding MFS transporter, whose protein sequence is MPGPPTRPGLREALAAFRYRNYTLFWVGALLSNSGSWIQNVTVPYVVFHLTGSAFWVGFAGFVQFLPVVVVGPIGGSIADRFHRRSVLLVTQSAQAAAAAVLAAVWAAGVRQVWVIVGLVALNGLIGGINIPSWQAFVSELVPREALLNAVTLNSTQFNAARAFGPALGGLVLGTAGPGWAFLANAASFLAVIGALLAIDVPRPGRERVGGAGVRREFARTLRYVRGCPGILACLVIVSALGALGSPVFQLLVVFADDVFGVGGVAYGLLAASLGVGSVLAAPLVAGPGSGIARSVLVTAAVVVYGTAITAFALAPVYLLGLLALLVAGGGYLALASTLNTTIQVQVDEDMRGKVLALYIMLLTASLPVGALVQGSLAHLVGPRLTVAAAGIAFLLICGWLRAGTGWVARMDDEAAASPQAGRDS
- a CDS encoding lysophospholipid acyltransferase family protein, with the protein product MAPGEPMNDEQRIAAAEQRLEATLAETLETLQETAELAGDVGRVDPSSGSTLVPVPAADHARERLEDPRRSDVDEWGRSEHMRELARKLYEPVYSKWFRAEWEGLEHIPTEGGALLVANHAAAIPSDAPVIMHGIETELGRPVYGLADHLFKSLPVIGVYWSRLGGVVAHPDNAYRLLREQQQLVLVFPEGSKGPAKHYSQRYRLRRFGRGGFVEIAMRAGVPVVPIAVVGAEESMPIVWKSATLAKALGIPYFPITANQLLLGPLLGTVGYFPAKFRLRVLPPVHFDVPPDQDRYSRSRVMEESEQIRELIQAALYDMLRKRRSVWFG
- a CDS encoding NAD-dependent epimerase/dehydratase family protein is translated as MSGRRVLITGLATFWGGLVAKHLEGDPSVDVLIGLDTREPSVELERTEYVRTDENYSILARIVRAARIDTIVHTFLVVDSTQMSRRTMHEINVIGTMNLFAAASTPGSTVRDVVVKSSGWVYGTAIEDPVWFTEETPRSHPPRTAIEQSLEAVEGYVRDFAEDNPHVNVTLLRFSNVLGPDIETPITRALELPVVPSVFGFDPRIQFVHEDDVIRSILFVLERRLPGIYNVAGDGLIPWSEVAAICGKRTCPLPPVGTELATWPLRRIGVPLPEELLDLLRYGRGMDNRRLKRAGFEYLYTSAGAVEAFVEALRLRQTVGGTEPAYRYERDVEQFFRHSPAIVRDTGVG
- a CDS encoding enoyl-CoA hydratase is translated as MPVVHLRVDDGVAVVTLDDPERRNALSTTLVGELVATLDALDASEEVGAVVVTGAPPAFCAGADLSELGSSRESGLRGIYEGFLRVARMTVPTIAAVNGPAVGAGMNLALACDVRIAARSARFDTRFLQLGVHPGGGHTWMLRRLVGEQVATAMVLCGEVLDGDGAARRGLAWRCVDDGELLDEAEALAGRAAAVPRELARRTKQTLRDVAGIADHDTAVERELGPQLWSMDQPEFATRLAELTLRISRPTR
- a CDS encoding GNAT family N-acetyltransferase encodes the protein MTTLFGRRVLLRPLTVADFPSWQEVRRRNVDWLTKWEPARVPGQPDVVEDREAFAVRCSARQRERQLGTGYGFGIFVDGELAGEINLSSVQRGPFQSAYIGYWIDEKRAGNGYVPEALVVLLRFVFEELHLHRVQIAIIPRNAASRRVVEKLAIREEGTALRYLEINGVWEDHVRYAMTAEEWAERREELLSAWVD
- a CDS encoding pyridoxal-phosphate-dependent aminotransferase family protein, whose product is MARSDRILMGPGPCNPYPEVAEAFARPMLGHLDPEFLELLDETGARLRQVFRTVNPLTFPISATGSAGMEAAFVNVVEPGDVVVVGVNGVFGERMCDVAARCGAEVVRVEAPWGRPLDPQALLDAHPSPKVIALVHAETSTGVRNDVACVGAAKGDALLVVDCVTSLGGIPVEIDGWQVDIAYSGTQKCLGAPPGLAPFTAAPRAVEQLLARPRSWYLDLNMIARYVSGEGARAYHHTAPISMVFALHAALGALLDEGLDAAWARHRSCGQALQEGLEALGLELFAQEGHRLPQLTAVWVPLDRLPAGIDEPAARRLLLERYGIEIGGGLGPFAGKVWRIGCMGHTASMRNVTLLLGALEELLGR